The Setaria viridis chromosome 6, Setaria_viridis_v4.0, whole genome shotgun sequence genome contains a region encoding:
- the LOC117861311 gene encoding germin-like protein 8-5: MAASYFLLAAFLAMVTSQAIASDPGPLQDFCVADIHSPVKVNGFVCKDPMAVNADDFFKAANLDKPMDTTKSKVGSNVTLINVMQLPGLNTLGISLARIDYAPLGQNPPHTHPRATEILTVLEGTLYVGFVTSNPNKLFAKVLNKGDVFVFPQGLIHFQFNPNPHKPAVAIAALSSQNPGAITIANAVFGSKPPISDDVLAKAFQVQKGTIDWLQAQFWENNHN, encoded by the exons ATGGCTGCCTCCTACTTTCTGCTCGCAGCTTTTCTAGCAATGGTCACTTCTCAAGCCATTGCTTCCGACCCTGGCCCGCTCCAGGACTTTTGTGTTGCCGACATACACTCTCCTG TGAAGGTCAATGGATTTGTTTGCAAGGACCCCATGGCCGTGAACGCAGATGACTTCTTCAAGGCAGCCAACCTTGATAAGCCTATGGACACCACGAAGAGCAAGGTTGGATCCAATGTCACTTTGATCAATGTCATGCAGTTGCCTGGACTCAACACACTGGGCATCTCATTGGCCCGCATTGACTATGCGCCGTTAGGTCAGAATCCACCACACACCCACCCACGTGCCACAGAGATCCTCACCGTGCTCGAGGGGACCCTGTACGTCGGATTTGTCACCTCCAACCCAAACAAACTGTTTGCCAAGGTTCTCAACAAGGGTGATGTGTTTGTATTCCCACAAGGGCTCATCCACTTCCAGTTCAACCCAAACCCTCACAAGCCAGCAGTTGCTATTGCCGCGCTCAGCAGCCAGAACCCTGGGGCTATTACCATCGCAAATGCGGTTTTTGGATCAAAGCCACCGATCTCAGATGATGTCTTGGCCAAGGCATTCCAGGTGCAAAAGGGCACAATTGATTGGCTCCAAGCTCAATTCTGGGAGAATAACCACAACTAA